AAGTTGGATTAAGGTTATCGGAGAAATACTCCCATTTGAGTATTTTGCCAGATTGATATCAGGTTCCCTATTTGCAAGTATAAATGGTATGGTAGTCTCCCTGCTTATCCTTGTATGCTTCACACTTGGATTTCTCTTGTTAGGAGTATTTACTTTTAAGTGGGAAGTTGATCAGCCCGTATTGTCAGTCTTGAAAGGTACTAGATTTGTAAATAAAACAACTAACTAAACGTCGGTAGTAAGTATGATACTCATGTATATTATTAACAAGCAAAATGAAATCATAGGCACGAGCTACTATACCATGACACTGGAGTTAATCCAATGCTTATATGTGGTTTAGTGCTTAAATGTTAGATGCTGTACCAGAAGCCTAATGCTTTGCTAAGGACTAGCATCACCCTATGAGATCGCTTTCTTCATTCATCCTTCATCAAATAACCAAGGTAATGTACATTTCTTAGCAACCACTATGGTCTTTACTCCACAATAATAGTAGTGATATAGTAATGATAATTTAATCAACGTTGTTTAATTAGATTTGAGGTGTGAAAGTGACGCGTTTAATGGTATTAGGAATTTTAAGAATGAAAGCAATGTCAGGATACGAAATTCAACAAGTCCTACAAATATCTCAGACAGATGCTTGGGCAGGTGTGTTACCAGGATCGATTTATCACGCGTTAAAGAAGATGGAAAAGGAAGAACTCGTTGAAATTGCCTCGCTTGAGCAAACTGGTAATCGAACAAAAGCCATATATAAGATTACCGACAAAGGGCATAATGAATTTCAAAGTTTATTAATCGAATCGTTTGCTACGTCATCAGTTATTTTACCTACTACGTTGTATACGGGGTTAATATTTGCTGAGTCTAGTGCAAGCAAACAAGTCATTAGGGCAATTGAT
This portion of the Cytobacillus sp. IB215665 genome encodes:
- a CDS encoding PadR family transcriptional regulator, with translation MTRLMVLGILRMKAMSGYEIQQVLQISQTDAWAGVLPGSIYHALKKMEKEELVEIASLEQTGNRTKAIYKITDKGHNEFQSLLIESFATSSVILPTTLYTGLIFAESSASKQVIRAIDEQKELLTKQLSALREGEEHKEKAMGELSPITKATFESIYSQYELQLAFLDKIQNILQHDVEK